TGAAAATTGATATAGGGTGCTTTCCTCCCATAGCCTTCAGAAAAGTTTCAAACACCCAAACAAAAGATTCTGTGGTTTCATCCCCAATGAAAGCACAAGCAAACATTGTGTTTTTCCAATGGTTATTGATACCAACAAATGGAGCACATATGAGATTGTACTTATTTGTTCTGAATGTAGTATCAAAAACTAGAACATCTCCATATATTTTGTAATCTTCTCTCATCATAGAATCCCTCCAAAATAGACACTCAACTTTTCCTTCATCATTGAGTCTTACTCGGAAAAAGAACTCAAGATCTATTGATTTTAAGTCATACAGTTTGTTCACTAGTGTTTGTGAATCCTTGCCATcaatttgcttcatttttaactTGTAGCAGTAGTTTAGATGATCAATCATTGTATGACCTACACAGTCGTCTCCACCAGTTTCTGTTGACATATATCTATAAGACTCCATTGGTCTTAGACCACATTCTGACATTGCCTCAATAGCTTCTTTTTTGGGCTCTGTCATTTGTCGTTCCGATCGGTGGAGATAATTACTTATTTCTCTTGTCAATGGGTGATTGTGTACCACTACAtgcttttctatttcaaaatctcCATTTTGGTTCATCTTTGCAAATATTTGAGCTTCACATTTTGTTCTTGTTATCATAACTCTCtttctcctttctttcttctttgcaTCTGATTGATCATCTTCATTTTTGAGTTCTTTGTTTTTAGGAGGGTCTCTTATTCCAGCAGCAGAGCAGTAGAAGTACTTTCCATTAACAATTGtggttccttctttatatctatTCTTCCCTTTTCGTACACTAAAACCAATAATAGCAGCATGTTTGCAATATAGATCATAAATCTCATCGGTTGTTTTCCTTGCTTCTCCAATTAAATTGCCATCTAATTCTTTATCAATGTTTTGTTCCTACTCATTATTTGGATTTTCAAAGATGCTGTGGTTTGTATCAATTGAATGTATTATTGAACCTGTACAAATACCAATATTAGCTTagtaattctttataagttaTAGTTACTGTACTATAAATATAGTTATtattatatgtgatagttactcttcattttatatagttactctttatatgttatagttactct
This Spinacia oleracea cultivar Varoflay chromosome 6, BTI_SOV_V1, whole genome shotgun sequence DNA region includes the following protein-coding sequences:
- the LOC130463557 gene encoding protein FAR1-RELATED SEQUENCE 5-like, with product MKLKMKLKAHLSKLWLQIIVLKKEQNIDKELDGNLIGEARKTTDEIYDLYCKHAAIIGFSVRKGKNRYKEGTTIVNGKYFYCSAAGIRDPPKNKELKNEDDQSDAKKKERRKRVMITRTKCEAQIFAKMNQNGDFEIEKHVVVHNHPLTREISNYLHRSERQMTEPKKEAIEAMSECGLRPMESYRYMSTETGGDDCVGHTMIDHLNYCYKLKMKQIDGKDSQTLVNKLYDLKSIDLEFFFRVRLNDEGKVECLFWRDSMMREDYKIYGDVLVFDTTFRTNKYNLICAPFVGINNHWKNTMFACAFIGDETTESFVWVFETFLKAMGGKHPISIFTDQDAAIAAGIEQVFPSSRHRLCLWHLSKNANSRFGLLKSDKNFKNAFYKCLSGCITPNDFEETWKSMINTFKLEKDDWSNRLYGLKEKWCTDCISGFFAAGFFGAAFFTIFYEKEDRKSNLMQMDENNH